The Arachis duranensis cultivar V14167 chromosome 2, aradu.V14167.gnm2.J7QH, whole genome shotgun sequence genome has a window encoding:
- the LOC107475061 gene encoding uncharacterized protein LOC107475061, which yields MLAIATPKQRYAFDKIVTAVYCDEGGFFFVYGHGGTGKIFLWNLMSIEICSRGDIVLNVTSSAMLLLKAKLIIWDEAPMVSRYYYEALDKCLGDIMKCSPTYKKDLPFGEKVVVLGGDFRQILPVILRGSRQRYRSFNREFVLSLEVLSSAQTNKKHGLSVGMTASDQDETEQFGEWLLKVGDGLIGDNMDGESEICLPGDIVIPSLD from the exons ATGTTAGCCATCGCAACACCTAAGCAAAGATATGCATTCGATAAAATTGTTACAGCTGTGTATTGTGATGAAGGGGGTTTTTTCTTTGTGTATGGTCATGGGGGTACTGGAAAAATATTTCTCTGGAATCTTATGTCTATTGAGATTTGCTCAAGAGGTGATATAGTGTTAAACGTTACTTCGAGTG CAATGTTGCTGTTGAAAGCCAAACTTATAATTTGGGATGAGGCTCCAATGGTTAGTAGGTACTACTATGAAGCGCTTGATAAATGCTTGGGTGATATCATGAAGTGTTCTCCAACATATAAAAAAGATTTGCCCTTTGGAGAAAAAGTGGTTGTACTAGGTGGAGACTTTAGACAAATTCTTCCTGTCATTCTACGAGGATCGAGACAAAGATATCGTTCATTCAACCGTGAATTCGTCTTATCTTTGGAAGTTTTGTCAAGTGCTCAAACTAACAAAAAACATGGACTCTCTGTAGGAATGACTGCTTCAGATCAAGATGAGACAGAGCAATTTGGTGAGTGGTTATTGAAAGTTGGTGATGGTCTAATAGGTGACAATATGGATGGTGAATCTGAGATATGTCTTCCAGGAGATATTGTTATTCCTTCTTTGGACTAG
- the LOC107475060 gene encoding uncharacterized protein LOC107475060, protein MSSKDFFKARTILAPTLDIVEEVNNHLMAIIPGGEKLYLSSNSICMDEGNMESQLDLYGLELLNSINYSGLSPHKLILKVGVLVILPRNIDQSSGLCNGTRLQVKKLENPVIECEVLTGNNVGHITLISRMNMVPTNETVPVRFQRRQFPIIVSFAMTINKSQEQTLSHIGLYLPRPVFTHGQLYVALSRVKSKRGLKVLLMNHVGMSANSTINVVYREVFEKIVF, encoded by the coding sequence ATGTCCTCAAAGGATTTTTTCAAAGCAAGAACTATACTGGCTCCCACACTAGACATCGTTGAAGAGGTCAACAACCATCTGATGGCTATCATTCCTGGAGGGGAAAAATTATATCTTAGTTCGAATTCCATTTGTATGGATGAAGGGAATATGGAGAGTCAACTAGATCTCTATGGTCTTGAATTACTGAATAGTATAAATTATTCTGGTTTGTCTCCACAtaaattaatactcaaggtTGGTGTTCTGGTGATTTTACCAAGGAATATTGACCAATCCAGTGGTCTTTGTAATGGTACAAGGCTACAAGTTAAGAAGCTTGAAAATCCTGTCATAGAATGTGAAGTCTTAACGGGTAACAATGTTGGTCATATTACTTTGATTTCAAGAATGAATATGGTACCAACAAATGAAACCGTCCCAGTTAGATTCCAACGAAGACAGTTTCCCATAATAGTATCATTTGCCATGACAATTAATAAGTCTCAGGAACAAACTTTATCTCATATTGGATTATACTTGCCCAGACCAGTTTTTACACATGGCCAACTATATGTGGCACTTTCAAGAGTTAAGAGTAAGAGAGGTTTAAAAGTTTTACTTATGAATCACGTAGGAATGTCTGCAAATTCAACCATCAATGTTGTTTATAGAGAAGTCTTTGAAAAAATAGTATTctaa